The Gadus chalcogrammus isolate NIFS_2021 chromosome 10, NIFS_Gcha_1.0, whole genome shotgun sequence genome contains a region encoding:
- the LOC130390802 gene encoding gastrotropin-like, protein MAFTGKYILESQENYEQFLEAIGLLSAKTDHKVVTEVVQDGDHFTWTQSIPNWTWSNEFTIGQECELQTMTGAKFTANVTMEGGKIKIQFPQYLFTAEIVEDKLEMNCTTPGDTGLVFKRVNTRT, encoded by the exons ATGGCCTTCACAGGGAAATACATTCTGGAGAGCCAGGAGAACTACGAGCAGTTCCTGGAAGCCATTG GCCTCCTCAGTGCTAAGACGGACCACAAGGTAGTGACAGAGGTGGTCCAGGATGGCGACCACTTCACCTGGACCCAGTCCATCCCCAACTGGACCTGGTCCAACGAGTTCACCATCGGACAGGAGTGTGAACTACAGACAATGACGGGGGCCAAATTCACG GCTAATGTGACCATGGAGGGTGGGAAGATCAAAATACAATTCCCCCAGTACTTGTTTACAGCAGAGATCGTTGAAGACAAGCTTGAAATG AACTGCACCACTCCTGGAGACACGGGCCTGGTGTTCAAGCGAGTCAACACCAGGACATGA
- the LOC130390291 gene encoding alpha-1A adrenergic receptor-like, protein MNQSFDNVTRVWDHGSSKIDSGAITSSLASVNFTSNSTGNQTEPSEVDLTRAIPLALVLGAFIVFAIVGNILVILAVVCNRHLRTPTNYFIINLAIADLLLGTMVLPVSATLEILDYWVFGRIFCDIWAALDVLCCTASIMSLCVISIDRFIGVSHPLQYPGIVTEKRALLAMLGVWVLSIVISIGPLLGWKQPPSPDDTVCPITEEPFYALFSSLGSFYIPLVVILAMYCRVYIVAKRTTKNLEAGVLRERMNSGELTLRIHKGSQVQEDQSCSGAGKGRANQARSSLTLKLLKFSREKKAAKTLGIVVGMFTLCWLPFFLALPIGSFNTDLRPPEALFKVIFWLGYFNSCLNPIIYPCYSREFKMAFIRILRCQCHRRKQPGWRAYNYRSSNFSSSANSRKGSAEPTSGGLNGSQRTLPSSASPSPSYMTTPLPPCPRREGHYVWGGGGGAGGGGGGGASPATHGNLPGSPTAACQGRSFRAGAGDGGQATETSCGVFSFSFGPDGGERTREDSG, encoded by the exons ATGAATCAGAGCTTCGACAATGTCACACGCGTGTGGGATCATGGTTCTTCCAAAATCGACTCCGGAGCAATCACGTCTTCTCTGGCTTCGGTCAACTTTACCAGCAACTCCACGGGCAACCAGACGGAGCCCAGCGAGGTGGACCTCACCAGAGCCATCCCGCTTGCCCTGGTGCTGGGCGCTTTCATCGTGTTCGCCATCGTGGGCAACATTCTGGTCATCCTGGCGGTGGTGTGCAACAGGCACCTGCGCACCCCAACCAACTACTTCATCATCAACCTGGCGATCGCCGACCTGCTCCTCGGCACCATGGTGCTGCCCGTGTCGGCCACGCTGGAGATCCTGGACTACTGGGTGTTCGGCCGGATCTTCTGTGACATCTGGGCTGCGCTCGACGTGCTGTGCTGCACCGCGTCCATCATGAGCCTGTGCGTAATCTCCATCGACCGCTTCATCGGAGTGAGCCACCCGCTTCAGTACCCGGGCATAGTGACCGAGAAGCGGGCTCTGCTGGCCATGCTCGGCGTGTGGGTGCTGTCCATCGTCATCTCCATCGGTCCCCTGCTCGGGTGGAAGCAGCCCCCGTCGCCGGACGATACGGTGTGCCCAATCACGGAGGAGCCGTTTTACGCACTCTTCTCCTCGCTGGGCTCCTTCTACATTCCGCTGGTGGTGATCCTGGCCATGTACTGCCGGGTGTACATCGTCGCCAAGCGGACCACAAAGAACCTGGAGGCGGGCGTTTTGCGGGAGAGGATGAACTCGGGAGAGTTGACGCTCCGGATCCACAAGGGCTCTCAGGTGCAGGAGGACCAGAGCTGCTCCGGGGCCGGGAAGGGCCGCGCGAATCAGGCGCGAAGTTCCCTGACTCTGAAACTTCTTAAATTCTCCCGGGAGAAGAAAGCCGCCAAGACCTTGGGGATTGTGGTGGGCATGTTTACGCTCTGCTGGCTTCCCTTCTTCCTGGCGCTGCCCATAG ggtcctTCAACACAGACCTGCGCCCCCCAGAGGCCCTCTTCAAGGTCATCTTCTGGCTGGGCTACTTCAACAGCTGCCTCAACCCCATCATCTACCCCTGCTACAGCCGCGAGTTCAAGATGGCCTTCATCCGCATCCTGCGCTGCCAGTGCCACCGCCGCAAGCAGCCCGGCTGGCGCGCCTACAACTACCGCTCCTCCAACTTCAGCTCCTCCGCCAACTCCCGCAAGGGCTCCGCGGAGCCCACCTCGGGGGGGCTGAACGGCAGCCAGCGCACCCTGCCGTCCTccgccagccccagccccagctaCATGACCACGCCGCTGCCGCCCTGCCCCCGGCGGGAGGGCCACTACGTctggggcggaggaggaggtgcaggaggaggaggaggtggaggagcgagCCCGGCCACGCACGGTAACCTGCCCGGGAGCCCAACCGCCGCATGCCAGGGCCGCTCGTTCCGGGCGGGGGCGGGAGACGGGGGCCAGGCCACGGAGACCTCCTGCGGggtgttctccttctccttcggCCCCGACGGAGGCGAGAGGACCCGGGAGGActcgggctga